The Anastrepha ludens isolate Willacy chromosome X, idAnaLude1.1, whole genome shotgun sequence genome includes a window with the following:
- the LOC128869916 gene encoding uncharacterized protein LOC128869916 has product MKQNEKQKSDSGEKQTDKVTERRRDAFTAQDRQTETNTKRHDKQSVTHDTLGIGSSSEDELLASSQETVEGKAVGHSTPTTVNEPTTSAKAMGQKRANKGPSRYKLYQRSIAILGRIRKNEADKARCQKVVDEYLAFQTARKTEAKKRNRSQDENKMARKKHKISDQGAVDPKLTKQFSEVARDHLQMALVDETSNRGKPVLDKWSEIEARLSRIIADHAMANPEGQSPGFDSVEVVRGCRIIKCDDQYSLHLLTNAIGEIQNSRDGLSLKLIPAIEIPRMPWACIWIPNLEFEANQLIPYLLSALNYSVPTTDWSIIKAEAPQKHSVSFLLQITEESLEPLQKY; this is encoded by the coding sequence atgaaacaaaacgaaaaacaaaaatcggatAGTGGCGAGAAACAGACGGACAAAGTGACGGAAAGACGAAGGGACGCATTCACAGCACAAGACAGACAAACAGAGACAAATACTAAGCGACACGACAAACAATCGGTCACCCATGACACACTGGGGATCGGATCTTCCTCGGAAGATGAGCTCCTGGCTTCTAGCCAGGAAACAGTTGAGGgtaaagctgtgggccacagcacgccTACAACCGTAAATGAACCGACAACATCCGCTAAAGCCATGGGGCAAAAGCGCGCTAATAAAGGCCCATCAAGGTATAAGCTCTACCAGAGGTCTATTGCTATCCTTGGCAGGATTCGTAAGAATGAGGCTGACAAGGCAAGGTGTCAAAAGGTGGTGGACGAATACCTGGCATTCCAAACCGCCCGAAAGACAGAAGCCAAAAAACGTAACCGTTCGCAAGACGAAAACAAGATGGCAAGAAAGAAGCACAAGATCTCAGATCAGGGTGCGGTTGACCCCAAACTTACCAAACAATTCAGTGAGGTGGCACGAGACCATCTTCAAATGGCACTGGTGGACGAAACTTCCAACCGCGGCAAACCTGTGCTTGACAAATGGTCGGAGATTGAGGCACGGTTGTCTCGCATAATCGCCGACCATGCCATGGCGAACCCGGAGGGTCAATCGCCAGGTTTCGACTCGGTGGAAGTGGTTCGCGGTTGCCGGATAATCAAATGTGATGACCAGTACTCATTGCATCTCCTGACAAACGCGATTGGCGAAATTCAGAACAGCCGGGATGGCTTGAGTCTTAAGCTCATTCCAGCTATCGAGATACCACGAATGCCGTGGGCTTGCATCTGGATACCAAACTTGGAGTTTGAAGCCAATCAACTAATTCCCTATCTGCTCTCAGCTCTCAACTACTCAGTGCCGACCACCGATTGgtcgatcatcaaagcggaggctccgcagaAGCACAGCGTGTCGTTCCTTCTTCAAATCACAGAAGAGAGCCTTGAACcactgcaaaaatattaa